The DNA region TGGACATCCGTATGAGTGCAAAGGGAAGAACGACACAGCGGTTGGATAAGGTGTTGTCCAACATGGGGTTCGGCTCCAGGGCAGAGCTGAAGAAGAAGGCGAAGAGCGGCAGCATTGTCGTGAATGGAGCGGTCGTGAAGGACCCAGGGAAGCATGTGGATCCATATACGGATTCGATTGAAATCGATGGAGAAGCCATCGCCTATCGGGAATATGTGTATTTAATGCTGCATAAGCCTCCAGGCGTGATCTCGGCGACGGAGGATGTGCGGGAGCGGACGGTGCTGGATCTTCTGGATGAAAAATATCTTGTGTTCGAGCCGTTTCCGGTTGGAAGACTGGATAAAGATACGGAAGGCCTGCTGCTGCTGACCAATGACGGCAAGCTCGCACATGAGCTGCTGTCGCCCCGAAAGCATGTGCCCAAGACTTATCAGGCGATCGTCGAGGGGCGGGTGGATGAGGAGGATATCCGGCAGTTTGCCAGGGGCGTGACCCTGGATGACGGGTATGTGACCTTGCCGTCGGAGCTTGTTATTGACGACCGGGAAGAGCAGGGCGATGGAAGCATTCGCTCCCGCATAACGCTGACCATCCATGAAGGCAAGTTCCACCAGGTCAAGCGGATGTTCGAGGCGGTCGGTAAAAAGGTGATTTACCTCAAGCGGATCAGCATGGGAACCCTCCGGCTGGACGAATCGCTTGAGATCGGATCCTACCGGGAGCTAACAGAGGTGGAGCTGGCCGGCATCGGCCGGGCGATGAACTAAATATTAAATGGACGAGCTAAAGATATAGATAACGACAAAAGTGGATAAGGATGGGTGGAGAATGGCATACAAATTAGTAGCGCTTGACGTAGACGGGACGCTTCTGAATGATGAGCATGAAATAACCGAAGTTACCAGGAACACCGTGATGGAAGCTGCAAGGCAGGGCATTGAGATCGTGCTGTGCACAGGCCGCGGACCGCTCAACTCGATTCCGTTCATGGAGAGCATGGGGCTTGGCGGTTATGTGATCAGTCATAACGGGGCGGCTACGGTGGAGGTCGAAACGAAGCGAATCGTTCACCAGTTCGGCATGGAGCAAGCGGAGCTCGATCCGTTTATGGCCTACTGCCGGGAGCGGGGGGTTCATTTCGACATCAATACGGCCTTCGAGATGTATGTGGACAATGTAGAGGAGCTGGCAGGTCCTGTCCGGCATATGTATGAAAATTACTTGATGATGCCGAGCAATCTTCCCGCCTGGGAGGAGCTGCCTGACCCGGTTGTCAAATTTACCGCCTTCGGCGAGCCCGGGGATATGGATGCCGTGCTCAAGGACTGGAGCACATGGACGATGACCCTTAACATGCTGCGCAGCGGTGAATACTTCATCGATCTGATGCATGCGGAAGCTTCCAAGGGCAATGCGCTGAAGCAGCTTGCCGCC from Paenibacillus ihbetae includes:
- a CDS encoding Cof-type HAD-IIB family hydrolase; protein product: MAYKLVALDVDGTLLNDEHEITEVTRNTVMEAARQGIEIVLCTGRGPLNSIPFMESMGLGGYVISHNGAATVEVETKRIVHQFGMEQAELDPFMAYCRERGVHFDINTAFEMYVDNVEELAGPVRHMYENYLMMPSNLPAWEELPDPVVKFTAFGEPGDMDAVLKDWSTWTMTLNMLRSGEYFIDLMHAEASKGNALKQLAAKRGYRQDEVLAIGNYYNDITMLTFAGMGIAMDNSPVEVKAAANAVTASNNEDGVHEALVKYCLS
- a CDS encoding pseudouridine synthase produces the protein MSAKGRTTQRLDKVLSNMGFGSRAELKKKAKSGSIVVNGAVVKDPGKHVDPYTDSIEIDGEAIAYREYVYLMLHKPPGVISATEDVRERTVLDLLDEKYLVFEPFPVGRLDKDTEGLLLLTNDGKLAHELLSPRKHVPKTYQAIVEGRVDEEDIRQFARGVTLDDGYVTLPSELVIDDREEQGDGSIRSRITLTIHEGKFHQVKRMFEAVGKKVIYLKRISMGTLRLDESLEIGSYRELTEVELAGIGRAMN